The DNA region ACACAGTTTGAGAAACCTATTAAGAGGTTAAGGTCAGAAAATGAGAAAGAGTATGTTAACAAGAATTTTTCTGAATTTCTTACAAAAAAAATGGTGTTGTTCATGAGTTGACTTGTGTTGACACCCCACAACAAAATAGGATTTCTGAAAGGAACAATCGTCATCTTCTTGAAGTCACTCGAGCTTTACTCTTTCAAATGAATGTTCCTAAGTTTTAATGGGGGGAAGTTGTCTTGACTGCTGCTTATTGAATTAATAGGTTACCTTCTAGAATTTTATCTAGTGTTAGTCCTGTGCATGCTATGACTAGCTTCTTTCCGTCTGTGCCCATTAAGTTAGGTCTTCAGAGTCGTGTATTTGGTTGTTTCGCCTTTGTCCATGTTCATGGTCATCATCGGGGTAAGTTAGATTCTCGGGCTATTAAGTGTATCTTTATAGGATATGCCTCAGATAAAAAAGGATACAAGTGTTATCATCCTCCTAGTCGTCATGTCTATATATCCATGGATGTTACTTTTCTAGAATCAGAGTCTTTTTATCTCAATCCTCAGCTTCAGGAGGGAATACTCAGGAAGATGAGTCTCCAGAATTGTCTGTTATTCCTCTTCTACGGGATCCCTTGATGCCTTCCTCCATTCCTATCACTGAGGACAGTGATGATGACGAAAATGGTCCTGAACTAGTACCAGATCagaatgatgacaatggtccCGAAGTAGTACCAGATCAGAATAATGTTGACAGGTTCAGGATAAAGTACCAACGGAAAGTAAAACCCGTCCTGATCCAACAACAAGTCCAATTGTCTGATCCTGAGGTAAGTGTTCCGAACCCTGAGCCTAGTAATTCCTATGAGCATAACCTTGATGACTTACCTATTGTCTTACGAAAAGGAAAACGTTCTTGTGCCAAGTACCCTATATCCCAGTTTGTGTCTACTCGCAATCTTTCTGTGCAGCATCAGAGTTTTATTTCAGCTATTGATTCTATTAGAGTCCCTACATCAGTACAAGAAGCATTAAAAGATAAGAACTGGATTCAAGCCATGAATAAAGAGATGCATGCACTGGACAAAAATGGCActtgggagattgttgagaagtCAAATGACAAAAGGACAGTAGGTTACAGGTGGATATATACCGTGAAGTATCGATCTGATTTCACACTTGACAGGtataaggcaaggctagttctAAAGGGATACACCCAGActtatggaattgattatgaagaGACATTTTCTCCAGTAGCAAAAATGAACACCGTAATGATCATTCTTTCCTTAGCAGCTCACTTTGACTGGGAGTAGCAATATTTTGATGTTAAAAATGCTTTCTTGCATGGAGATTTGGAGGAAGAGGTGTATATGGAGATTCCACCGGGGTATGACCCTACTTCAGGAAGAAATAGGGTGTGAAAACTGAAGAAGGCCCTATATGGGCTCAAACAGTCACCCCGAGCTTGGTTTGGGAGATTCACTAATGTTATGGTGTCCCTGGGTTGTAAACAAAACCAAGATGATCATACCCTCTTTATCAAACATACTCGAAATGGTAAACTCACACTTCTGTTAGTCTATGTAGACGATATGATCATTGTAGGTAATGATGAACTTGAGAAGCAGAATCTAAGGAAAGAGTTGGCAGCCCAATTTGAAATGAAGGACCTTGGAAAGTTGAAATATTTCCTAGGTATGAAGGTGGCATACTCGAAGCAAGGGATTTTCATATCTCAAAGAAAGTATGTCCTTGATCTTCTCAAAGAGACTGACAAATTGGGTTGTAAGCCCATTGGAGTGCCTATAGAGGAAAACCACAAGATTGGAAGTAGTGAGGAGGACCTTAGGGTTGGTAAGGCTCAATATCAGAGACTTGTGGGGAAGCTCATTTATCTATCTCACACTAGGCCTGACATAGCTTATCCTATTAGTGTTGTCAACCAATTCATGCATGACCCACAGGAGAAACACTTACAGGCTGTGGATAGAATCTTGCAGTATCTGAAGGCAAGTTTAGGGAGAGGTGTTCTATTAAAGAAGAGTGAGCAGTTATCTATGGAGGTTTATACTGATGCAGATTATGCAGGATCAATTGTTGACAAGAGATCCACTACAGGATATTGTATGTTCTTGGGTGTAAATTTAGTTACATGGaggagcaagaagcagaatcTAGTTGCCAGATCAAGCGCAGAGGCAGAGTTCAGAGCCATGGCTCAAGGAGTttgtgaacttttgtggatgaAGATCATACTGGATGATTTGAAAATAAAGTATGAAGCTCTCATGAGACTCTTCTGTGATAATAAATCTTCCATTAGTATTGCTCACAATCCAGTCCAACACGACATAACAAAGCACATAGAGATAGACCGACACTTCATCAAAGAGAAATTGGATAGTGGTCTTATATCTACACAGTACGTCCCCTCAGGACTTCAGTTGGCTGATGTGCTCACCAAAGGACTTCCCTTGGAGCAGTTTCGAGAGCTTACTTGCAAGCTGGGAATGATAGATATCCATTCACCAGCTTAAGGGGgttgtaaataaggaattaatataagaattatttattagaagattatattcagtattaggagatttattctcttattaggagattgtgtacataattagttatttccttatttaggattagttttcttctatataatgtaattaccctTTGTATTCTGATCAAGAAATAATAATACAATTTCTCCTACTTTCTAGTCGGACCAATGACTAGAGCAAGAGCAAAGAAAGTTAAGGAGGCCTTGCAGCAAGTTGTAGCAACAATTCTTGAAGGTGCTCCTAGTTTGGAGGACATGAAGCCTAAAATGGTTCATTGCATCATTCCAATGGAAGACCCTTGATACTATGTGGTCTGCCACCatcttttgattttgaattcTGTCCAGTCTTTGAgtctgttttctttttctcatatCTCGAGTTATAGATATCTTTTTTCAGGTGATTCTTGGGTCTAAATCGAAGTTTGGAAAGTCCTCTTTAGCCTCTTTTTGAAATCACGCAATTCCGAGTTCTCTGGCTCGAGTTACATCGAATCCTAATACGATCTGAAAATTCAAAGAGGCTTATTTCAGAACCTCATCAGGTGGTATTCAGAGCTTTGTTCTAGTGTTGGAATTGGAAGATTTTATCTCAACCTTTTGGGTGATTGTGTGCGCAAATTCTGGTAAAATTCTGTGACACTTTCTGTTTCCTTCATGAATCGGTGCGTAATCTTTCCTTGTTGCACTTTCAAGTGAGctggtttattttttattttttcctatCCTAATAGTATCATATATTTATGTGGTGATCTTAACCTGTTCGTACTTTGATGTGTTTGGACTGAAATATGATAATTTATGTCAATTGTTGTGCTGATCATAAAAACCACATCTGAATCAATAGATAAAATTGTGGTGATCGAAGAAAAAAAAGGACTGGTTCTTGAAGTTCACATTTCCAGCCATATCAATTCTCTTTGGATATTAAAAATTATAGAGGCTTGGTATCAGTCATTAGCTCTTTTCTTTTGTCTTCTTGTTCCTTTATCAATTTGAAACTTAGTTAATTGGCTGCACTGATTTGCTCTTGTGGGGTTCTAATTGACATTGTTTCTTGATTCTTCAAACCAATCAGACTATTCTAGTGCTTCCTTATAATTACGCAGCACTTGTGCTTCCCATTGTTTTTTCTTCTATCTGTGCAATATAATTGGGTCTTCTTGTTCCTCTTCATACACTGTGCAGAGTCTATTCCAGTTACAAATTCAGATTGTGGGATTCTTGGTTGGTTGTGATTCATTTAAGGACCCAAAGAGACTATGAGCCTAGCTACAAGCCTACAAGGCTACAACCCTAATTTTCGTTTAAGAATATAATATGGGGAAAAGTGCAAAATTCTAAAAAGGTACAATTTATATTGGAGCAACCAGTTTTGTACAAAAGAGAcgtatataaaatatattatgatATATATTTGATTTAGCCAACACTAGTAATATTAACACCTCAAGCATGGGCGGACATATATATGAATCCAAATCTGTTGAATCAATCATGTTATGATGTTCTACACCCTAGGTCTTTCTGTTACTTCATCCGGCTTATGTTCTTCATGTAGCATTCAGACCGAATGACTCTATGAAATTACGTCGCTACTTCCACTTAGTACGGGTAACGTAGGAGACATCTCTATTTTTTCCAGAGGAATCCCTTAGAATTATCCTTAACTGACTATTTCCTTTATGAAATAAGAGAAATTAATAATGAGGATTCCCTCAATTGTTAAAAGACTTGATCATGCCATTTTCACCATCTAACTATTGATTTaattatcttttatttatttaattattaaacacACAAAACTAAATAGTGAGATGATGAAACTTGGAGCCGGGATCCTCtcaagtgtaaaaaaacttgagagtgtcaagttttaccatctcaccattaacttttgtgttgtgtagataataaatgaaaaataaaataaaataaaattaatggtgagatgatgaaacttgacactctcaagtttttttacacatgagaggatccaagTTGACATCAAGTTTTCTTGCAATTGAGAAGATCTGTCTCATCATGGCACAAATAACAATTAAAGACCATGGAGTCACCCATTTTCAAGCATAATTGATAACTTCAGGATCCGGTATTGACACTTCCTTGCTTATTTCCTGCAAAATATTGATCTAGTCATGGTTTCACCTTAAAATTATAAGAAATTGAACAATTTTGTTCCCGCATAGACAAATTAAACTATACCTCTTGATATTATTGAACAGGCTGTTGAACCCACTTGTAGGGCCATTTTTGTAGGAGGCAGCATCCGTGAGCATCTTCACATTGTTGTTTGGAAGCAATGGCATATCACAGGCAGCTTTGGATTCTTTAGTTGAATATATGTCCGGAAGAGATGGTATTTCACATGCAGCTTTGAATTTAATATTATTGGGTCCTGAAAGTTAGTAACTAATGAGTAACAGGTCATGCATGGACAAAATTTGCCAAATTGCGCTAAACTAAAGGATGTGTTGctgtaattttgaatttaagaatatttttttGCGCACGCTCTAAGGATATCTCCGGCTAACTCGCACTTGTCGTCATTGTAGTCCATCGTTTCGAGTTGTTGGATGAAAATCAAATGACTCGGATTTCAAGTTGTCTAATCTTCAACCAACTGCTTCAAATGACTACCAGAGTGACTTCATGCATAGATTTTTTATTGTAGGAAATCGTAATTGACACCTAAAGATCATTGAAATAGGTTTTATCACTCCCAATAAAGCTTTTTCATACACGACCAAGGACCAAACATATACTTTAAGGATGAATTTGGATAAACATGCAAGGAAAACACAATTAAACTTCTGTTCTATAAAGAAGAACTTAATGCAATAACACTGAATCACATCATTTCATTGATACGAACTTTCTTTAAATGCAATAAcactgaaaaaagaaaaatgataaaaattctCTAAATAAAAACTAATCAGAAGTAATAACAACTCATTACTTCCTACTTTATTTTACTTGTACTTGAGAAAAGAAACAACTGTGACTGATAAACTCTAACTAGTAGCAAATAATGCATATTCTCAGCACTCCTCTTTGCATTAGTAGCAACAAACTCCAAGTTTCTCTCTTAAGATTTCAAATCTGTCTTAGGCAATCGCTTTGTGAGAAGGTTTGCCAATTGGTTTTCCATCCTACAATACTACAGCAAGACTTCTCCCTTTTGTTGGACTTCgcagagaaaataaaaatttacattGATGTGCTTAGTCTTTCCTTGGAAAACTAGATTGCAAGAAATTGAGATTGCGGCTTGGTTATCCACATAAACCTTCATGCTTTCCTTCTGTTCAAGCTGTAAATCAGATATAACTTCCTAATCCATATGGCTTTATTAAATACTTCAGTTGCTGCAATGAACTCCGCTTCTGCAGTAGTTTGAGCTATAATTTCTTGCTTTTTTAGTTCCAGCAAAATACTCTGGAACGAAGTGAAAACAATACCCTGAGGTGCTTTTCATGTCTTCAACAGATCCAACCCAACTCTATCTTAAAAACCATGGAAATTAAAATCCTGGTCTTTCTGAAACATGATTCTATAGTTAACAATCCCCCATATCTTAGCACTCTTTTGCTGCCCCAAGATGTTCTTCACTAGAACAAGGCAATAATATGGAAAGAACACTAACAGCCTGCAAAATATCAGGCCCTGTAGATGTTGGATACAACAAACATGTAGTTAAACCTTTATAAAAAGTCTCTTCCGACTTTACCGGAAGATCTTTGTTACGACCAAGAATCAGAGagggagaaagaggaagaatatCAGAGAGAATAGGGGGATAGAGAAGTGTTTCATTATCACAACTATCAACAACATAACTATTCTACAAGGCCTAAGCCTATTTATATAGGCACCCCTAATATATCGTAACATATCCCTCCCCTTAAAATtttccttgtcctcaaggaaaCTCGAAAAATCCAATCAACAAAATGAACAACTAAACTAAATGATACaagactaaaaaaaaaaattgacacggGCTCCAAAACAAGGAAGAGAAAGCAAAAGTAGCAACAATTTCCCTTGTAGCCTAATAGCCTTCTAAATCTAAACCCATAAAGACATGCATCTCTAGGCCTTTGTTTTTGTGTTTCCTGCAAGAGCCACCAGCAGCAGCAAGGCCCAACTCCTTTGAGCAGTTTGGGCTTGGCCCATTCCAATGGGAAAAAGGTTGTCCAACGTTTTCCCTCTCACTTGTTCCATGTCCCTATGCGAAGTCCTCTTCCAACGCTTGCACGACTTGCACCATGCCGCAATATCAAGTTGCCCCCACCACGGAATCAGACCCACCGCCACATCTGGTGGCTTCGCCGGTGGCCTCctcgccatcaccatcttgcaAGAGCCGCcggtcaagaagcttggaacTCCACCGTGGACGAACACGTTTGGCGGCTTCGCTGGTGGCCGTGTGGCCAAGACTGGCGGAATGTCTCCGGTCAAGACGCATGGAACAAGGATCACCGTAGCAAGGAGCGAATCTGGTGGTTTCCGCGGCGGTCTTCTCACACCGTCGGATTCAGAATCCTCAACACGAGACCAAACGATGCCGAAGGACATGGAATCGCCGTCGTAATTGCCCAGAACGCCGCTGTGAAGCTCTGAATTCCCAATCTGTGACTCAATTGCGAACCCTAATTTTCCAATTTGGGAATGCACGAACTTGTGAATTTGGGGAAGAAAGAATCTTGATTCACGAGTTTGAAGCAGAACATCGTCAATTTGAGGAAGAACGGTGTCAGTTGGGGAAAGACTGCCGTCAAGAACCGTCGCCGGAATGATTTCGGGAAGTTCGCCGTCGATAACCATCGCCGGCTCGTCctcctccttcaccatcatcacaCATTCCGCCTCTGAGAGCGCCTCTGCGTCACGTTCTGCCTCCGCCGCGAGTCGCTCCGCCGCCGCTGCCGCTTTGGCTTCGTACCGCTCGTACGCCGCCATGTACTGCTCGTATTCGACCATGTGCCGCTCATACGCCGCTGCCGCTTCTTCTCGCAGGCGAACTTCTTCACGTCGGCGAGCTGCTTCATGGGAACGCTTCAGGGATTCATCAAGCCTGTCGAGGGCTTTCCACCAATCTGCatccattttttcttttttgattttCTGGTTCAGGTGCACcggatcggtgctctgataccaatgttacGACCAAGAATCAGAGagggagaaagaggaagaatatCAGAGAGAATAGGGGGATAGAGAAGTGTTTCATTATCACAACTATCAACAACATAACTATTCTACAAGGCCTAAGCCTATTTATATAGGCACCCCTAATATATCGTAACAATCTTGGAGAGTACATGCTCATTCACAATTGCAATTGGGGAGGTATTCAGCCCAAATTTCATCATTTTGAAATGAACTGTATTATTATTTGTCTCATGGGAATCGATGAGTCATATTCCAAAATGAGAGGAGAAATCCTCTTGATTTATCACATCCAACCCATTAATCATGTCTTTTCCTTTGTGgcctaagaagagaagcaatGAGAAATAGGTAGCAAGCCCTATTCTACTAAGAGCTCTATAGAATATGTTGTTCAAACTGCTGGAAATTACAAATCAAGTCAACAAGCAAATATACGCCCATCGGTGCATTATTGGCCACAGCAGGGATAAGTCTTGCAAGCTGCAAGGTAGCCATACTAGGCACAATAAAGCAAGAAATTCACAGCAGAACTCAAGTCATCAAGTGACATCAGATTCAACTTCCAAGAGTCCACCTTAACTCATTTACAATTAGTATCTGGATTTGAAGTCCATTTAGTAAACATAGATACCACATGCTTCCATTCCCAAATTTGAAACTTCTTCGACCCAACCTTCCAATAGTTGTATCTGCCATAGGGTCTTTCCAACTAGATACTACATTCATTTCTACCTTTATTCACTTCTCTGTACTTAAAATCACAAATTATTGTAACCATAACCTCAATTTATAACATAAGAGGCTCTTGAGAACAAAAGAGAGAAATTGAGGAATAATTTTGCATAATGCTGTCAATAAAATTTTGTTGAACATTAAGATATATTCTAACAATTCTGTTACATAACATACTGAAGCAGGTACTTGCTCATTGCTATATGGCATACTCTTGCCAAATTTGGTCATGTAGGATTGAGCTCCAATATTATGAAGTTAAGATCGATTGATTCTGATCTATGAAGTATTCAATATCTTCATATAAGAAGGGTGaatttaaatgttaataaaattataaactgATTttaaagtttgagttttgaagtTGTTCCTAAATTAGACCATGCCATAAAATACATTTGACTATATATGGTAACTGATTTTGACAATACCTTGTTTAATTTCAGAAAACACTTCAGTGAACATGTTAAGAGGGTTGTCTGGTATGAAACCAAGTCTCTTAAGTTGCATGCTAAACTGTTGAGTACCAGAAGATCCAAGGTTTCTGAAAAATTCATTTGAAAGCAAAGCCGCCCGCAATGTTGGAGCCTTGCGTATTTCAAATCCTACAAGAAAATACCTCAAACGATTAAAATAAAGTATAACTAATATTCAAAGCACCCTTAATTTTATCATATTAACCTCTCTAATTCTACACCCGTTGAAAAACCACAGTGAAGACCAAAATCAAAGTGGATAGAAACAACTACTTTTGGCACTGTCCACCATTATTTTGTTCTCACCATtctttttcaaacatgcactaaagcTTCCATAAGCCCAAGAAAAATTTGGAAAGTGTGATGTCAAAACTTTCAATTTCAAAAtactatatatatgttgattcTCAGAAGTTTATCACCCTTGATATGAACATCTTTTAATCCAATACTTCAAACATTAATACATAGAAGAAAGAATATTCTCCAATAATTGTTATGTACTTTAGTAAGACATGAACAAGTTTAATATGAAATCAACAATAATTGTGCAGTCAAGAACAAAGTCATGATCTAAAGAGAAGATACCTAGATCAAAATGAATTGGCCTACTATCTCCATGGGTTAGCTGCTGCAACTGGCTTTTGATATTCTCTGCGGCCAAGGTTGGAAGTTTCAGCTTGGCTATCCGAAAGTGTTTCTTCTGTGCTGTAGTGTCTGCCATAGTTGAATTCCTTGGGTAAGAAGAAGCACTGAAGACTGACTCTCAGAGAGCCTCAGATGCAGTTGCAGCTGACTTTTTCCACTTTATATGACATTCAAAATTATTACAAAACTATATCACTCCCTTTTAATACTCAATTTTACTTTAAGAACATGTTTAAGGCTATCTCACTAGTTTGTTATCACTAACCAATAAGGCC from Lotus japonicus ecotype B-129 chromosome 2, LjGifu_v1.2 includes:
- the LOC130738023 gene encoding uncharacterized protein LOC130738023 produces the protein MADTTAQKKHFRIAKLKLPTLAAENIKSQLQQLTHGDSRPIHFDLGFEIRKAPTLRAALLSNEFFRNLGSSGTQQFSMQLKRLGFIPDNPLNMFTEVFSEIKQGPNNIKFKAACEIPSLPDIYSTKESKAACDMPLLPNNNVKMLTDAASYKNGPTSGFNSLFNNIKRK